In one window of Arachis ipaensis cultivar K30076 chromosome B06, Araip1.1, whole genome shotgun sequence DNA:
- the LOC107648735 gene encoding purple acid phosphatase 23-like isoform X2: protein MINRILSAQNLQGKLPPELVKLPYLQEMFMEPLTSKILMMVIEGNHEIEPQVNGITFKSYLTRFAVPAEESGSKSNLYYSFDAGGIHFIMLGAYADYNSTGAQFAWLKQDLQSLDRSVTPWLVASWHPPWYNSYASHYQEFECMRLEMEALLYQYGVDIVFNGHVHAYERMNRVYNYTSDKYGPVYIIVGDGGNIEKVDVDHDDDPGKCPSPGDNIPEIGLVCHLNFSSSPAKGNFCWSKQPEWSTFRESSFGHGILEARRKISVEDKQPSSFPSLSGPQAVQLLLLREKKFTIRRPSTSTRHCSIRLSPIAESYLFNNFTGELPETFSNLITLKEL, encoded by the exons GTTTATGGAGCCTTTGACATCAAAAATTCTAATGATGGTTATTGAAGGGAATCATGAGATTGAACCACAAGTCAATGGCATCACATTCAAGTCATATTTGACAAGATTCGCAGTCCCTGCTGAAGAAAGTGGATCCAAAAGCAACTTGTATTATTCTTTTGATGCTGGGGGCATACACTTCATTATGCTGGGAGCATATGCTGATTATAATAGTACTG GTGCACAGTTTGCATGGCTGAAGCAAGATCTGCAAAGTCTCGACCGGAGTGTAACCCCTTGGCTTGTTGCTTCCTGGCATCCACCTTGGTATAATAGCTATGCTTCACACTATCAGGAATTTGAGTGTATGAGATTGGAAATGGAAGCACTTCTCTATCAATATGGTGTTGACATTGTTTTCAATGGTCAT GTTCATGCTTATGAGAGGATGAATAGAGTTTACAATTACACATCGGATAAATATGGACCTGTTTACATAATTGTTGGAGATGGTGGAAATATTGAGAAAGTAGATGTTGATCATGATGATGACCCAGGAAAGTGTCCTTCACCTGGAGACAATATACCAGAAATCGGACTAGTTTGCCACTTGAATTTTTCCTCTAGTCCTGCCAAAGGGAACTTTTGTTGGAGCAAACAACCTGAATGGAGCACATTTAGAGAAAGCAGTTTTGGACATGGGATTCTTGAA GCACGGAGAAAAATAAGTGTGGAGGATAAGCAGCCGAGCTCATTCCCTTCGCTTTCTGGGCCCCAAGCAGTGCAATTACTTCTTCTCCGGGAAAAGAAGTTCACGATCCGTAGGCCTTCTACCTCCACGCGGCATTGCTCCATCAGGCTTTCGCCCATTGCGGAATCTTACCTCTTTAACAATTTCACTGGAGAACTGCCTGAAacattttcaaatctaatcacaTTAAAGGAATTGTAA
- the LOC107648735 gene encoding purple acid phosphatase 23-like isoform X4: MEPLTSKILMMVIEGNHEIEPQVNGITFKSYLTRFAVPAEESGSKSNLYYSFDAGGIHFIMLGAYADYNSTGAQFAWLKQDLQSLDRSVTPWLVASWHPPWYNSYASHYQEFECMRLEMEALLYQYGVDIVFNGHVHAYERMNRVYNYTSDKYGPVYIIVGDGGNIEKVDVDHDDDPGKCPSPGDNIPEIGLVCHLNFSSSPAKGNFCWSKQPEWSTFRESSFGHGILEFSSAYFDQFKVKNGAKQARRKISVEDKQPSSFPSLSGPQAVQLLLLREKKFTIRRPSTSTRHCSIRLSPIAESYLFNNFTGELPETFSNLITLKEL; encoded by the exons ATGGAGCCTTTGACATCAAAAATTCTAATGATGGTTATTGAAGGGAATCATGAGATTGAACCACAAGTCAATGGCATCACATTCAAGTCATATTTGACAAGATTCGCAGTCCCTGCTGAAGAAAGTGGATCCAAAAGCAACTTGTATTATTCTTTTGATGCTGGGGGCATACACTTCATTATGCTGGGAGCATATGCTGATTATAATAGTACTG GTGCACAGTTTGCATGGCTGAAGCAAGATCTGCAAAGTCTCGACCGGAGTGTAACCCCTTGGCTTGTTGCTTCCTGGCATCCACCTTGGTATAATAGCTATGCTTCACACTATCAGGAATTTGAGTGTATGAGATTGGAAATGGAAGCACTTCTCTATCAATATGGTGTTGACATTGTTTTCAATGGTCAT GTTCATGCTTATGAGAGGATGAATAGAGTTTACAATTACACATCGGATAAATATGGACCTGTTTACATAATTGTTGGAGATGGTGGAAATATTGAGAAAGTAGATGTTGATCATGATGATGACCCAGGAAAGTGTCCTTCACCTGGAGACAATATACCAGAAATCGGACTAGTTTGCCACTTGAATTTTTCCTCTAGTCCTGCCAAAGGGAACTTTTGTTGGAGCAAACAACCTGAATGGAGCACATTTAGAGAAAGCAGTTTTGGACATGGGATTCTTGAA TTTTCATCCGCGTATTTTGACCAATTCAAAGTGAAAAATGGAGCGAAACAGGCACGGAGAAAAATAAGTGTGGAGGATAAGCAGCCGAGCTCATTCCCTTCGCTTTCTGGGCCCCAAGCAGTGCAATTACTTCTTCTCCGGGAAAAGAAGTTCACGATCCGTAGGCCTTCTACCTCCACGCGGCATTGCTCCATCAGGCTTTCGCCCATTGCGGAATCTTACCTCTTTAACAATTTCACTGGAGAACTGCCTGAAacattttcaaatctaatcacaTTAAAGGAATTGTAA
- the LOC107648735 gene encoding purple acid phosphatase 23-like isoform X1: MINRILSAQNLQGKLPPELVKLPYLQEMFMEPLTSKILMMVIEGNHEIEPQVNGITFKSYLTRFAVPAEESGSKSNLYYSFDAGGIHFIMLGAYADYNSTGAQFAWLKQDLQSLDRSVTPWLVASWHPPWYNSYASHYQEFECMRLEMEALLYQYGVDIVFNGHVHAYERMNRVYNYTSDKYGPVYIIVGDGGNIEKVDVDHDDDPGKCPSPGDNIPEIGLVCHLNFSSSPAKGNFCWSKQPEWSTFRESSFGHGILEFSSAYFDQFKVKNGAKQARRKISVEDKQPSSFPSLSGPQAVQLLLLREKKFTIRRPSTSTRHCSIRLSPIAESYLFNNFTGELPETFSNLITLKEL, translated from the exons GTTTATGGAGCCTTTGACATCAAAAATTCTAATGATGGTTATTGAAGGGAATCATGAGATTGAACCACAAGTCAATGGCATCACATTCAAGTCATATTTGACAAGATTCGCAGTCCCTGCTGAAGAAAGTGGATCCAAAAGCAACTTGTATTATTCTTTTGATGCTGGGGGCATACACTTCATTATGCTGGGAGCATATGCTGATTATAATAGTACTG GTGCACAGTTTGCATGGCTGAAGCAAGATCTGCAAAGTCTCGACCGGAGTGTAACCCCTTGGCTTGTTGCTTCCTGGCATCCACCTTGGTATAATAGCTATGCTTCACACTATCAGGAATTTGAGTGTATGAGATTGGAAATGGAAGCACTTCTCTATCAATATGGTGTTGACATTGTTTTCAATGGTCAT GTTCATGCTTATGAGAGGATGAATAGAGTTTACAATTACACATCGGATAAATATGGACCTGTTTACATAATTGTTGGAGATGGTGGAAATATTGAGAAAGTAGATGTTGATCATGATGATGACCCAGGAAAGTGTCCTTCACCTGGAGACAATATACCAGAAATCGGACTAGTTTGCCACTTGAATTTTTCCTCTAGTCCTGCCAAAGGGAACTTTTGTTGGAGCAAACAACCTGAATGGAGCACATTTAGAGAAAGCAGTTTTGGACATGGGATTCTTGAA TTTTCATCCGCGTATTTTGACCAATTCAAAGTGAAAAATGGAGCGAAACAGGCACGGAGAAAAATAAGTGTGGAGGATAAGCAGCCGAGCTCATTCCCTTCGCTTTCTGGGCCCCAAGCAGTGCAATTACTTCTTCTCCGGGAAAAGAAGTTCACGATCCGTAGGCCTTCTACCTCCACGCGGCATTGCTCCATCAGGCTTTCGCCCATTGCGGAATCTTACCTCTTTAACAATTTCACTGGAGAACTGCCTGAAacattttcaaatctaatcacaTTAAAGGAATTGTAA
- the LOC107648735 gene encoding purple acid phosphatase 23-like isoform X3 produces the protein MFMEPLTSKILMMVIEGNHEIEPQVNGITFKSYLTRFAVPAEESGSKSNLYYSFDAGGIHFIMLGAYADYNSTGAQFAWLKQDLQSLDRSVTPWLVASWHPPWYNSYASHYQEFECMRLEMEALLYQYGVDIVFNGHVHAYERMNRVYNYTSDKYGPVYIIVGDGGNIEKVDVDHDDDPGKCPSPGDNIPEIGLVCHLNFSSSPAKGNFCWSKQPEWSTFRESSFGHGILEFSSAYFDQFKVKNGAKQARRKISVEDKQPSSFPSLSGPQAVQLLLLREKKFTIRRPSTSTRHCSIRLSPIAESYLFNNFTGELPETFSNLITLKEL, from the exons GTTTATGGAGCCTTTGACATCAAAAATTCTAATGATGGTTATTGAAGGGAATCATGAGATTGAACCACAAGTCAATGGCATCACATTCAAGTCATATTTGACAAGATTCGCAGTCCCTGCTGAAGAAAGTGGATCCAAAAGCAACTTGTATTATTCTTTTGATGCTGGGGGCATACACTTCATTATGCTGGGAGCATATGCTGATTATAATAGTACTG GTGCACAGTTTGCATGGCTGAAGCAAGATCTGCAAAGTCTCGACCGGAGTGTAACCCCTTGGCTTGTTGCTTCCTGGCATCCACCTTGGTATAATAGCTATGCTTCACACTATCAGGAATTTGAGTGTATGAGATTGGAAATGGAAGCACTTCTCTATCAATATGGTGTTGACATTGTTTTCAATGGTCAT GTTCATGCTTATGAGAGGATGAATAGAGTTTACAATTACACATCGGATAAATATGGACCTGTTTACATAATTGTTGGAGATGGTGGAAATATTGAGAAAGTAGATGTTGATCATGATGATGACCCAGGAAAGTGTCCTTCACCTGGAGACAATATACCAGAAATCGGACTAGTTTGCCACTTGAATTTTTCCTCTAGTCCTGCCAAAGGGAACTTTTGTTGGAGCAAACAACCTGAATGGAGCACATTTAGAGAAAGCAGTTTTGGACATGGGATTCTTGAA TTTTCATCCGCGTATTTTGACCAATTCAAAGTGAAAAATGGAGCGAAACAGGCACGGAGAAAAATAAGTGTGGAGGATAAGCAGCCGAGCTCATTCCCTTCGCTTTCTGGGCCCCAAGCAGTGCAATTACTTCTTCTCCGGGAAAAGAAGTTCACGATCCGTAGGCCTTCTACCTCCACGCGGCATTGCTCCATCAGGCTTTCGCCCATTGCGGAATCTTACCTCTTTAACAATTTCACTGGAGAACTGCCTGAAacattttcaaatctaatcacaTTAAAGGAATTGTAA